The Acidimicrobiales bacterium genome has a segment encoding these proteins:
- a CDS encoding PaaX family transcriptional regulator C-terminal domain-containing protein produces MGSTLLGAHPPVLPVGVLVRSGELFGIPEGTIRVALSRMVAKQELVQEPDGRYALTGRLLLRQERQEAGRRPQLVPWLGQWTTALVVTTRRSASERSALRGHMRRMRMSELREGVWVRPDNLRIARMTQSPVDDCLWATMRPDTDPAELSAGLWDLDEWASTANALRKELARWRRRARRTAAVETLAPGFVLSAAVLRHFNADPLLPPELLPSTWPGARLREEYEAFDVEFLGLWRSFMGREGAWDH; encoded by the coding sequence ATCGGCAGCACCCTGCTGGGCGCTCACCCGCCTGTGTTGCCGGTTGGCGTGCTCGTGCGCTCCGGGGAGCTGTTCGGCATCCCCGAGGGGACCATCCGGGTGGCGCTCTCGCGAATGGTCGCCAAGCAAGAGCTGGTGCAGGAGCCTGACGGCCGCTACGCCCTGACGGGCCGGCTGCTGCTGCGGCAGGAACGGCAGGAGGCGGGGCGCCGCCCGCAGCTGGTGCCATGGCTCGGCCAGTGGACGACGGCGTTGGTGGTGACCACCCGCCGCTCGGCCAGTGAGCGCAGCGCCTTGCGGGGCCACATGCGGCGCATGCGCATGAGCGAGCTCCGCGAAGGCGTGTGGGTGCGCCCCGACAACCTGCGCATCGCCCGCATGACACAGTCCCCGGTCGACGACTGCCTGTGGGCCACGATGCGCCCCGATACCGACCCCGCCGAGTTGTCGGCCGGGTTGTGGGACCTCGACGAGTGGGCGAGCACTGCGAACGCCCTGCGCAAAGAACTGGCCCGGTGGCGTCGCCGGGCCCGTCGCACTGCAGCGGTGGAGACGCTGGCCCCTGGGTTCGTGCTGTCGGCTGCTGTCCTCCGCCATTTCAACGCCGACCCCCTGCTGCCGCCCGAGCTCCTGCCCTCCACGTGGCCCGGCGCACGCCTGCGGGAGGAGTACGAAGCCTTCGATGTCGAGTTTCTGGGGCTGTGGCGGTCGTTCATGGGTAGGGAGGGCGCGTGGGATCACTGA
- the tsaB gene encoding tRNA (adenosine(37)-N6)-threonylcarbamoyltransferase complex dimerization subunit type 1 TsaB has product MERVVIILGIETATNQVGCALGGYEGVLASFHATRGRRHAETLAPAIEFVCKQARIEMKEISAVAVDVGPGLFTGMRVGVATGKAMAQALRVPMIGLSSLDLLAFPVRHTGRLIAAVVDARKGEVFTALYRQVPGGVQRLSQYRVCTPRELASELMARGEDCLVVGDGGIRYRDALETVGGVEVGDLGFAYPSAAALVELAHPRAIREEFVQPWELELLYLRKSDAEINWSG; this is encoded by the coding sequence TTGGAGCGTGTCGTGATCATCCTGGGCATCGAGACGGCGACCAACCAGGTCGGCTGCGCCTTAGGCGGCTACGAAGGCGTGCTGGCTTCGTTCCATGCCACCCGGGGCCGCCGCCACGCCGAGACGCTGGCGCCCGCCATCGAGTTCGTGTGCAAGCAGGCCCGCATCGAGATGAAGGAGATCAGCGCGGTGGCCGTCGACGTCGGCCCCGGCTTGTTCACCGGCATGCGCGTCGGGGTGGCCACCGGCAAGGCCATGGCGCAGGCACTGCGGGTGCCGATGATCGGCCTGTCGAGCCTCGACCTGCTGGCCTTTCCCGTCCGCCACACCGGCCGTCTCATCGCGGCCGTGGTCGACGCCCGCAAGGGCGAGGTGTTCACCGCCTTGTACCGCCAGGTCCCCGGCGGGGTGCAGCGGCTGTCGCAGTACCGCGTGTGCACACCGCGGGAGCTGGCGTCGGAACTGATGGCCCGAGGCGAGGACTGCTTGGTGGTGGGCGACGGCGGCATTCGCTACCGCGACGCGCTGGAGACGGTGGGCGGCGTGGAGGTGGGCGACCTCGGTTTCGCCTACCCGTCGGCGGCCGCCCTGGTGGAACTGGCGCACCCCCGCGCCATCCGCGAGGAGTTCGTGCAGCCCTGGGAGTTGGAGCTGCTGTACCTGCGCAAGTCCGACGCCGAGATCAACTGGAGCGGCTGA
- a CDS encoding fatty acid desaturase yields the protein MATTMLPPSQLLPDVLPTERLTATGRPVPPIREELRRIPNGRNAVTAVGVYMQSFGVIAAAVAVGTWWAYVAAFLLMGRAHCLFNILGHEAAHRLLFTRKAVNDRVGRWLLSYPSFTAFDLYRRAHMAHHKDEMGPEEPDRQLYANYPIPFDSFRRKLTRDALFVSGTKNLKALGRALLRPSSRKLAAQILAVQVAILGVFTAFGRPELYLLLWLAPWMTVWKVLNRLRAIAEHGGMTRSGDRRLTTHHVRQSRPARFWMVPYNTGWHLAHHVDSGIPFRFLPKLHQELVAAGWIVPDLEYPSYRALWRALAAG from the coding sequence GTGGCGACCACCATGCTGCCGCCGTCCCAGTTGCTCCCCGACGTGCTGCCTACCGAACGCCTGACGGCGACGGGCCGGCCGGTGCCGCCCATCCGCGAAGAACTGCGGCGCATCCCCAACGGTCGCAACGCCGTCACGGCGGTGGGCGTGTACATGCAGTCGTTCGGCGTGATCGCCGCGGCCGTGGCGGTCGGCACGTGGTGGGCGTACGTGGCCGCCTTCTTGCTCATGGGCCGAGCCCACTGCCTGTTCAACATCCTCGGGCACGAGGCCGCCCACCGGCTGCTGTTCACCAGGAAGGCGGTCAACGACCGGGTCGGGCGCTGGCTCCTGTCGTACCCCTCGTTCACGGCCTTCGACCTGTACCGCCGCGCCCACATGGCCCATCACAAAGACGAGATGGGGCCGGAAGAACCCGACCGCCAGCTCTACGCGAACTACCCCATTCCCTTCGACTCGTTCCGGCGCAAGCTCACCCGCGACGCCTTGTTCGTCTCGGGCACCAAGAACCTCAAGGCGCTGGGCCGAGCGCTGCTGCGGCCCAGCAGCCGCAAGCTCGCTGCTCAGATCCTCGCCGTGCAGGTGGCGATCCTCGGCGTGTTCACCGCATTCGGGCGGCCCGAGCTGTACCTCCTGTTGTGGCTGGCGCCGTGGATGACGGTGTGGAAGGTGCTCAACCGGCTTCGGGCCATCGCCGAGCACGGCGGCATGACCCGCTCGGGCGACCGGCGCCTGACCACCCACCACGTGCGCCAGAGCAGGCCGGCCCGGTTCTGGATGGTGCCGTACAACACCGGCTGGCACCTGGCCCACCACGTCGACTCGGGCATCCCCTTCCGCTTCCTGCCGAAGCTGCACCAGGAGCTGGTGGCCGCGGGCTGGATCGTGCCCGACCTGGAGTACCCCAGCTACCGGGCTCTGTGGCGGGCGCTGGCGGCGGGCTGA
- the tsaE gene encoding tRNA (adenosine(37)-N6)-threonylcarbamoyltransferase complex ATPase subunit type 1 TsaE: MSGLVTMTKSADDTREMASQVATLAKPGDVLLLAGDLGAGKTAFAQGFGRALGVDEPIVSPTFTLVRTYPGRMTMVHVDVYRLDHLQEVVDLGLAELLDEGGVALIEWGDMAAPALPPDFLEVRIDYGEGDDERTFAYRVVGPSWAPRQRALQTALSRWSVS, encoded by the coding sequence GTGAGCGGGTTGGTGACGATGACCAAGTCGGCCGACGACACCCGGGAGATGGCTTCGCAGGTGGCGACACTGGCCAAGCCGGGCGACGTGCTGTTGCTGGCGGGCGACCTCGGGGCAGGCAAGACCGCCTTCGCCCAAGGGTTCGGCCGCGCCCTCGGCGTCGACGAGCCGATCGTCAGCCCCACCTTCACACTGGTGCGCACATACCCGGGGCGCATGACGATGGTGCACGTCGACGTGTACCGCCTCGACCACCTGCAAGAGGTGGTCGACCTCGGCCTGGCGGAGTTGTTGGACGAAGGCGGCGTGGCCCTGATCGAGTGGGGCGACATGGCAGCCCCCGCATTGCCCCCCGACTTCCTCGAAGTGCGCATCGACTACGGCGAGGGCGACGACGAGCGCACCTTTGCCTATCGGGTGGTCGGCCCGTCGTGGGCGCCGCGCCAGCGGGCGCTGCAGACGGCGTTGTCGCGTTGGAGCGTGTCGTGA
- a CDS encoding uracil-DNA glycosylase, which yields MLTLLELEREASGCTRCPLAAGRTNVVFGVGDPEADLMFVGEGPGRDEDLKGEPFVGRSGQFLDKVMQEEMGISRDRGVYIANVVKCRPPGNRDPEPQEIASCRPYLEQQLATIKPKVVVTLGNFATRLLLDTTEGISKLRGRTYRYGDAVLVPTYHPSAALRSGGTGEVAAAMRADLVRAKEHL from the coding sequence GTGCTCACCCTCCTGGAACTGGAGCGCGAAGCGAGCGGTTGCACCCGGTGCCCGTTGGCCGCGGGCCGCACCAACGTCGTGTTCGGCGTCGGTGACCCCGAGGCCGACCTGATGTTCGTCGGCGAGGGGCCGGGCCGCGACGAGGACCTCAAGGGCGAGCCGTTCGTGGGCCGCTCCGGCCAGTTCCTCGACAAGGTCATGCAGGAGGAGATGGGCATCAGCCGCGACCGGGGGGTCTACATCGCCAACGTGGTGAAGTGTCGCCCGCCGGGCAATCGTGACCCTGAGCCGCAGGAGATCGCCTCGTGCAGGCCGTACCTGGAGCAGCAGCTGGCGACCATCAAGCCCAAGGTGGTGGTGACGCTGGGCAACTTCGCCACCCGCCTGCTGCTCGACACGACTGAAGGCATCAGCAAGCTGCGGGGCCGCACCTACCGCTACGGCGACGCTGTGCTGGTGCCGACCTACCACCCCTCGGCGGCCCTGCGCAGCGGCGGCACCGGCGAGGTGGCGGCGGCCATGCGGGCCGACCTCGTGCGAGCCAAGGAGCACCTGTGA